A genomic region of Penaeus vannamei isolate JL-2024 chromosome 42, ASM4276789v1, whole genome shotgun sequence contains the following coding sequences:
- the LOC138860663 gene encoding flexible cuticle protein 12-like, with amino-acid sequence MKFAGIALSAVVVVVGLLPAGTRAFPLTPYAPRVVIPILKDDRSQDAYGGYSFSYGTGNGIYRDEVGRQNYGQVTQGGWSYTSTEGVPVKITFVADQGGYQPSGNVLPVAPALPYSRTQVY; translated from the exons ATGAAGTTCGCCGGAATCGCCCTT agCGCCGTGGTGGTGGTCGTAGGACTCCTTCCAGCAGGGACCCGggccttccccctcaccccctacgcCCCTAGAGTCGTGATCCCGATCCTGAAGGACGACCGCTCGCAGGACGCCTACGGGGGCTACTCCTTCTCCTACGGCACAGGCAACGGCATCTACAGGGACGAGGTCGGCCGACAGAACTACGGCCAGGTCACGCAGGGAGGCTggag ctACACCTCCACCGAGGGCGTCCCGGTCAAGATCACCTTCGTGGCCGACCAGGGGGGGTACCAGCCCTCCGGCAACGTGCTCCCCGTggcccccgccctcccctactCCAGGACGCAAGTCTACtga
- the LOC113827697 gene encoding flexible cuticle protein 12, protein MKFAGIALSVVVVVVGLLPAGTRAFPLTPYAPRVVIPILKDDRSQDAYGGYSFSYGTGNGIYRDEVGRQNYGQVTQGGWSYTSPEGVPVKITFVADQGGYQPSGNVLPVAPALPYSRTQVY, encoded by the exons agCGTCGTGGTGGTAGTCGTAGGACTCCTTCCAGCAGGGACCCGggccttccccctcaccccctacgcCCCTAGAGTCGTGATCCCGATCCTGAAGGACGACCGCTCGCAGGACGCCTACGGGGGCTACTCCTTCTCCTACGGCACAGGCAACGGCATCTACAGGGACGAGGTCGGCCGACAGAACTACGGCCAGGTCACACAGGGAGGCTggag ctacaCCTCCCCCGAGGGCGTCCCGGTCAAGATCACCTTCGTGGCCGACCAGGGGGGGTACCAGCCCTCCGGCAACGTGCTCCCCGTggcccccgccctcccctactCCAGGACGCAAGTCtactga
- the LOC113820363 gene encoding flexible cuticle protein 12 encodes MKFAGIALSVVVVVVGLLPAGTRAFPLTPYAPRVVIPILKDDRSQDAYGGYSFSYGTGNGIYRDEVGRQNYGQVTQGGWSYTSPEGVPVKITFVADQGGYQPSGNVLPVAPALPYSRTQVY; translated from the exons ATGAAGTTCGCCGGAATCGCCCTT agCGTCGTGGTGGTAGTCGTAGGACTCCTTCCAGCAGGGACCCGggccttccccctcaccccctacgcCCCTAGAGTCGTGATCCCGATCCTGAAGGACGACCGCTCGCAGGACGCCTACGGGGGCTACTCCTTCTCCTACGGCACAGGCAACGGCATCTACAGGGACGAGGTCGGCCGACAGAACTACGGCCAGGTCACACAGGGAGGCTggag ctacaCCTCCCCCGAGGGCGTCCCGGTCAAGATCACCTTCGTGGCCGACCAGGGGGGGTACCAGCCCTCCGGCAACGTGCTCCCCGTggcccccgccctcccctactCCAGGACGCAAGTCtactga